Proteins encoded by one window of Flavobacterium sp. N502540:
- a CDS encoding L,D-transpeptidase family protein has protein sequence MKTLYPLSLIIVLSFFVSSFAKTDHKNISYKKTSTVAPVYKNSGSDNVNEISNDFFKRYSDLKKYKSDVMSLYKNRTPGTIWFDEDAINEFGTALYQKAKKTNDLVVPYQKEIDALFSSSATKLSKTDADMLLSSLYIAYAKKSNADAGKKMSYDAMLTDFLNYSTIEEATTSTTENVKVTYDQYYKLQDVLKKYKKLDRSNKWKPIVPEETPYKDLRPDAVSNTIAQVRTRLYLLGDLKKDSKSNVYDRELMDAVMKYKVRNGFKPNYILAEEHIKEMNVPLADKMETLKLNMERCRTISDQMAGCDEYVLVNVPSYELIYVKNGKVQLSSSVFVGAPLTKTTIFNGEIERIVFSPYWTVPQSIVNNELKSKIAEDKNYLAKHNMEIVNGQVRQKPGPENSLGLVKFMFPNPDDIYMHDTPSKTLFDFEKRTFSHGCINVKMAKELATAMLKDYPEWTPDKIDKAMAGKTENSFKLTKKVPIYITYFTSLVNENGEIGFFQDVYERDAELNKTVSPQTGVVSN, from the coding sequence ATGAAAACATTATATCCACTCAGCCTAATTATAGTTCTAAGTTTTTTTGTTTCTTCTTTTGCCAAAACTGATCATAAGAACATTTCTTATAAAAAAACTTCAACTGTCGCGCCCGTTTACAAGAATTCAGGTTCTGATAATGTAAACGAAATTTCAAATGACTTCTTTAAAAGATATTCTGATTTGAAAAAATATAAGTCTGACGTCATGTCATTATACAAAAACAGAACTCCGGGAACTATCTGGTTTGATGAAGATGCCATCAATGAGTTTGGTACTGCATTATATCAAAAAGCTAAAAAAACGAATGATTTGGTTGTTCCTTATCAAAAAGAAATCGATGCTCTTTTTTCTTCTTCAGCAACAAAGCTGTCTAAAACAGATGCAGATATGCTTTTGAGTTCTTTATATATTGCTTACGCCAAAAAAAGTAATGCAGATGCCGGGAAAAAAATGTCGTATGATGCTATGCTGACAGATTTTTTAAATTACAGTACAATCGAAGAAGCCACCACTTCGACTACTGAAAATGTTAAAGTAACCTATGATCAATATTATAAATTACAGGACGTTCTGAAAAAATATAAAAAACTAGACCGTTCTAATAAATGGAAACCTATTGTTCCGGAAGAAACACCTTATAAAGATTTACGTCCGGATGCTGTTTCAAATACTATCGCCCAAGTCAGAACCCGTTTATACTTATTGGGAGATTTAAAAAAGGATTCTAAAAGTAACGTTTACGACCGTGAATTAATGGATGCTGTAATGAAATATAAAGTTCGTAACGGTTTCAAACCTAACTATATTTTAGCAGAAGAACATATTAAAGAAATGAATGTTCCTCTTGCCGATAAAATGGAGACCCTAAAACTTAACATGGAAAGATGTCGCACTATTTCGGATCAAATGGCCGGTTGCGATGAATATGTTTTAGTCAACGTTCCTTCGTACGAATTGATTTATGTAAAAAATGGGAAGGTGCAGCTGTCTTCTAGTGTCTTTGTTGGAGCACCATTAACTAAAACAACCATTTTTAATGGCGAAATTGAGAGAATCGTTTTTAGCCCTTACTGGACCGTGCCGCAAAGTATTGTAAACAATGAGTTGAAAAGTAAAATCGCTGAGGATAAAAATTATTTGGCCAAACATAATATGGAAATCGTAAATGGTCAGGTGAGACAAAAACCGGGTCCTGAAAACTCATTAGGATTAGTAAAATTTATGTTTCCGAACCCTGATGACATCTATATGCATGATACTCCATCTAAAACTTTATTCGATTTTGAAAAAAGAACGTTCAGCCATGGTTGTATAAACGTAAAAATGGCAAAAGAATTAGCTACTGCCATGCTTAAAGATTATCCTGAATGGACTCCCGATAAAATAGATAAAGCTATGGCGGGTAAAACAGAAAACAGTTTTAAACTAACTAAAAAAGTACCTATTTATATTACTTATTTTACTTCGCTGGTCAATGAAAATGGAGAAATTGGTTTCTTTCAGGATGTTTATGAGCGAGATGCTGAATTAAACAAAACGGTTTCTCCTCAGACAGGAGTAGTATCTAACTAA
- a CDS encoding methylmalonyl-CoA mutase family protein, giving the protein MEQQIPYIPKNKVRIVTAASLFDGHDAAINIMRRIIQSTGVEVIHLGHDRSVEEVVNTAIQEDANAIAMTSYQGGHNEYFKYMYDLLKEKGAGHIKIFGGGGGVILPSEISELHEYGITRIYSPDDGRSLGLQGMINDLVQRSDYPIGDQLNGEVDHIENKIPTAIARLISAAENFPEIAKPVFDQIHESNTDSKIPVLGITGTGGAGKSSLVDELVRRFLIDFPEKTIGLISVDPSKRKTGGALLGDRIRMNAINNPRVYMRSLATRQSNLALSKYVAEAIQVLKAAKYDLIILETSGIGQSDTEIMDHSDVSLYVMTPEFGAATQLEKIDMLDFADLVALNKFDKRGALDAIRDVKKQYQRNHNLWDKNPDEMPVFGTIASQFNDPGMNTLYKAIMDKIVEKTQSELKSTFQITKEMSEKIFVIPPHRTRYLSEIAENNRSYDEIAAAQQKVAQKLYGIFKTIETVSGKVPQINKAGIDDTSVFLSGVEGVKAAETHDENRIFLNLLLNQFDKVKMDLDPYNWEIILNWDEKVAKYKNPVYSFKVRDKEIKIATHSESLSHLQIPKIALPKYEAWGDILRWNLQENVPGEFPFASGLYPFKREGEDPSRMFAGEGGPERTNKRFHYVSAGLPAKRLSTAFDSVTLYGNDPDIRPDIYGKIGNAGVSICCLDDAKKLYSGFDLVHALTSVSMTINGPAPMLLGFFMNAAIDQQCEIYIKANELEKEVEAKINKIYKEKGTERPKYQGDLPAGNNGLGLMLLGVTGDQVLPLDVYNDIKVKTLSQVRGTVQADILKEDQAQNTCIFSTEFALRLMGDVQEYFITQNVRNFYSVSISGYHIAEAGANPITQLAFTLSNGFTYVEYYLSRGMSINDFGPNLSFFFSNGVDPEYSVIGRVARKIWAKAMKNKYGANERAQMLKYHIQTSGRSLHAQEIDFNDIRTTLQALYAIYDNCNSLHTNAYDEAITTPTEESVRRAMAIQLIINKELGLAKNENPIQGSFIIEELTDLVEAAVLQEFDRITERGGVLGAMETMYQRSKIQEESLYYETLKHNGDFPIVGVNTFLSSKGSPTVIPAEVIRATEEEKQYQITMLDNLHQFHEAKVNEHLRQLQEAAIKNENLFAHLMEATKVCSLGQITSALFEVGGQYRRNM; this is encoded by the coding sequence ATGGAACAACAAATACCATATATTCCTAAAAATAAAGTAAGAATTGTAACCGCAGCCTCTCTTTTTGACGGACATGATGCAGCGATAAACATTATGCGTCGTATTATTCAGTCAACCGGAGTTGAGGTAATTCACCTTGGGCACGACCGTAGTGTTGAGGAAGTGGTAAATACTGCTATTCAGGAAGACGCGAATGCGATTGCGATGACATCGTATCAGGGAGGACATAATGAATATTTTAAATACATGTATGACTTGCTCAAAGAAAAAGGAGCAGGACACATTAAAATTTTTGGAGGCGGAGGCGGAGTAATCCTTCCAAGCGAAATTTCAGAATTACATGAATATGGTATTACAAGAATTTATTCTCCGGATGATGGTCGTTCTTTAGGTTTACAGGGAATGATTAATGATTTGGTTCAACGTTCAGATTATCCTATTGGAGATCAGTTAAACGGAGAAGTCGATCATATCGAAAATAAAATTCCAACCGCAATTGCACGTTTGATTTCAGCAGCAGAAAATTTCCCTGAAATCGCAAAACCTGTTTTTGATCAGATTCACGAAAGCAACACCGATTCTAAAATTCCGGTTCTTGGAATCACCGGAACGGGTGGAGCCGGAAAATCATCTTTAGTAGATGAACTGGTTCGTCGCTTTTTAATTGATTTCCCTGAGAAAACTATCGGATTGATTTCTGTCGATCCGTCAAAAAGAAAAACAGGAGGAGCGTTACTGGGTGACAGAATCCGTATGAATGCCATCAACAATCCTCGTGTGTATATGCGCTCGCTGGCGACACGTCAGTCGAATTTGGCCTTATCCAAATATGTTGCCGAAGCCATTCAGGTTTTAAAAGCAGCAAAATACGATTTGATCATTCTTGAAACTTCAGGAATCGGACAATCCGACACCGAGATTATGGACCATTCGGATGTATCTTTATATGTAATGACACCGGAATTTGGTGCCGCAACACAATTAGAGAAAATCGACATGCTTGATTTTGCCGATTTGGTCGCTTTAAACAAGTTTGACAAAAGAGGTGCTCTTGACGCCATTCGTGACGTTAAAAAACAATACCAGCGCAATCATAATTTATGGGATAAAAATCCGGATGAAATGCCGGTTTTCGGAACCATTGCTTCTCAGTTTAACGATCCGGGAATGAACACGCTTTATAAAGCGATCATGGACAAGATTGTGGAAAAAACGCAATCAGAATTGAAATCTACTTTTCAGATTACGAAGGAAATGAGCGAGAAAATCTTCGTGATTCCACCACACAGAACCCGTTACTTATCCGAAATTGCAGAGAACAACAGATCTTATGATGAAATAGCAGCTGCGCAGCAAAAAGTAGCACAGAAATTATACGGAATCTTTAAAACCATAGAAACCGTTTCAGGGAAAGTTCCACAAATTAATAAAGCCGGAATTGATGACACTAGTGTCTTCCTGAGCGGAGTCGAAGGAGTGAAAGCAGCCGAAACGCACGACGAAAACAGAATCTTTTTAAACCTGTTACTGAATCAGTTTGATAAAGTAAAAATGGATCTTGATCCGTACAATTGGGAAATTATCCTGAATTGGGACGAGAAAGTAGCCAAATATAAAAATCCGGTGTACAGCTTTAAGGTGCGTGATAAAGAAATTAAAATCGCTACTCATTCAGAAAGCTTGTCGCATTTGCAAATCCCAAAAATTGCTTTGCCTAAATATGAAGCCTGGGGAGATATTTTGCGTTGGAATTTACAGGAAAACGTTCCGGGAGAATTTCCGTTTGCTTCGGGATTGTATCCGTTTAAGCGTGAAGGTGAAGATCCGTCAAGAATGTTTGCAGGAGAGGGAGGACCGGAAAGAACCAACAAACGTTTTCATTATGTGAGTGCGGGATTACCGGCAAAACGACTTTCAACTGCTTTTGATAGTGTGACTTTATACGGAAACGATCCTGATATTCGTCCTGATATTTACGGAAAAATTGGTAATGCCGGAGTTTCGATTTGCTGTTTGGACGATGCTAAAAAACTATATTCAGGTTTTGATCTGGTTCATGCTTTAACCTCGGTGAGTATGACCATCAACGGACCGGCACCTATGCTGTTAGGTTTCTTTATGAACGCGGCTATCGATCAGCAATGTGAGATTTACATTAAAGCCAACGAATTAGAAAAAGAAGTTGAAGCAAAAATCAACAAAATATACAAGGAAAAAGGAACAGAACGTCCAAAATACCAAGGCGATCTGCCGGCAGGAAACAACGGTTTGGGATTAATGCTTTTGGGGGTTACCGGAGATCAGGTTTTACCTTTGGATGTGTATAACGATATCAAAGTAAAAACCTTATCACAGGTTCGTGGTACGGTTCAGGCTGATATTTTGAAAGAAGATCAGGCACAAAACACCTGTATTTTCTCAACGGAATTTGCATTGCGATTAATGGGTGACGTTCAGGAATATTTTATTACTCAAAACGTTCGTAATTTTTACTCCGTTTCGATTTCAGGATATCATATTGCTGAGGCAGGAGCGAACCCAATTACACAGCTGGCTTTTACACTTTCGAATGGTTTCACTTACGTGGAATATTACTTAAGCCGTGGCATGAGCATTAACGATTTTGGACCAAACTTATCGTTCTTCTTCTCAAACGGAGTAGATCCTGAATATTCAGTAATTGGACGTGTGGCACGTAAGATTTGGGCAAAAGCCATGAAAAACAAATACGGAGCCAACGAAAGAGCGCAAATGCTAAAATATCATATTCAAACTTCCGGGCGTTCCTTACACGCACAGGAAATTGATTTCAACGATATTAGAACGACATTACAGGCTTTGTATGCGATTTACGACAACTGTAACTCATTGCATACCAACGCATACGATGAAGCGATTACCACACCAACCGAAGAGTCAGTGCGTAGAGCCATGGCGATTCAGTTGATTATCAATAAAGAATTAGGTCTGGCGAAAAACGAAAACCCAATTCAGGGATCGTTTATCATCGAAGAATTAACCGATTTAGTAGAAGCTGCCGTTTTACAGGAATTTGACCGAATCACAGAACGTGGCGGAGTTTTGGGAGCTATGGAAACCATGTACCAGCGTTCTAAAATTCAGGAAGAAAGTTTGTATTACGAAACCTTAAAACACAACGGAGATTTCCCAATTGTGGGGGTAAACACCTTCCTAAGCTCAAAAGGATCTCCAACGGTAATTCCGGCAGAAGTAATTCGCGCCACCGAAGAAGAAAAACAATATCAAATTACGATGCTGGACAACTTACACCAGTTTCACGAAGCAAAAGTAAACGAGCACCTGCGTCAACTACAGGAAGCCGCCATTAAAAACGAAAACTTATTCGCCCATTTAATGGAAGCGACTAAGGTTTGTTCCTTAGGGCAGATTACTTCGGCCTTGTTTGAAGTAGGCGGCCAGTATAGAAGGAATATGTAA
- a CDS encoding cytochrome c oxidase assembly factor 1 family protein: MEDDYTEVRKSWWDRNWKWFVPTGCLSLVVLFGLFIAALFFGVTTMLKESDSYKSAMNEAQHNAIVLEKLGSPIEDNGIASGSVNSSNSIEHCNLQIPIRGSKSRGTLFVSGTKNGTWKYDEMSLYVEDTKEQIDLLKK; this comes from the coding sequence ATGGAAGACGATTATACTGAAGTTAGAAAAAGCTGGTGGGACAGAAACTGGAAATGGTTTGTTCCAACCGGATGTTTAAGTCTTGTGGTGCTGTTTGGTTTGTTTATAGCAGCGCTTTTCTTTGGAGTTACCACCATGCTCAAAGAATCTGATTCTTATAAATCTGCCATGAACGAAGCGCAGCATAATGCAATAGTGCTGGAGAAATTGGGTAGTCCAATTGAAGATAACGGAATTGCCTCCGGCAGCGTTAATTCAAGCAACAGTATAGAACATTGCAACTTACAAATTCCAATAAGGGGTTCTAAAAGCAGAGGAACTTTATTTGTCTCGGGCACCAAAAACGGAACATGGAAATACGATGAGATGAGTCTTTATGTGGAAGACACTAAAGAACAAATTGATTTGCTAAAAAAATAA